In Leptospira sp. WS58.C1, a single genomic region encodes these proteins:
- a CDS encoding TldD/PmbA family protein, producing the protein MDLEQAAGFVLEEGKRYGIDSFDLIATDSEDIGIEVFKGRIVSTETSRSRGVGIRVLNNSRPGYSYSERFSKEALSRMIRDAMDQTEITDPLDMELPGPKPLAEVDLKHYNSELEKLDFSWMRELGQALDHASWESDKRVENVPHVGVGKSSTQSLIANSNGVFVKKESNVAYCGTGLVVAEGDIKKMGSYYRSGRDISKFDPSYIAKEAANRGTELLGAKPLSSGVYTILLGNRISPQIFGMFSSPYFADAVQKGSSRLVGKLGSEVASPILSLYCEAHTPDYPGSRLVDAEGIPTSARTKVLENGVLKSYLYNLESAKKDNVSPTGHGVRSYSGRAGTSFSNMIVPLGNKTREELLASDSHCILVTKLEGGAGCSAVSGEISIGIQGIYYKNGKPEHAVDRITMNTNYFDLLHKIQGISNEYSDSYSSIKIPDILISEIHIAG; encoded by the coding sequence ATGGATTTGGAACAAGCAGCCGGATTCGTATTGGAGGAAGGAAAAAGATACGGAATCGATTCCTTCGATCTGATTGCCACAGACTCGGAAGATATCGGGATCGAAGTTTTCAAAGGAAGGATTGTTTCCACGGAAACCTCTCGCTCTCGAGGAGTAGGTATTCGGGTTCTCAATAATTCTCGCCCGGGATATTCTTACAGTGAACGTTTTAGTAAAGAAGCTCTTTCCCGGATGATAAGAGATGCCATGGACCAGACAGAGATCACGGATCCTCTGGACATGGAATTGCCGGGACCAAAACCTTTGGCGGAAGTGGATCTAAAACATTATAATTCCGAATTAGAAAAATTGGATTTTTCCTGGATGAGAGAATTAGGCCAGGCTTTGGACCACGCCTCTTGGGAGTCCGATAAAAGAGTGGAGAATGTTCCGCATGTAGGTGTCGGAAAAAGTTCCACCCAAAGTTTGATTGCAAATTCGAACGGTGTATTCGTTAAAAAAGAATCGAATGTGGCCTATTGTGGGACCGGGCTTGTAGTTGCGGAAGGTGATATCAAGAAGATGGGAAGTTATTATCGCTCCGGCAGAGATATTTCTAAGTTCGATCCATCGTACATCGCAAAGGAAGCAGCAAATAGAGGGACGGAACTCTTAGGGGCAAAACCTCTTTCCAGCGGTGTGTATACTATCCTTTTAGGAAATCGTATCAGTCCCCAGATATTCGGGATGTTCTCCTCTCCTTATTTTGCGGACGCGGTCCAAAAAGGTTCCTCTCGTTTGGTCGGAAAACTGGGTAGCGAAGTTGCTTCTCCTATATTAAGTCTTTATTGTGAAGCTCATACTCCCGATTATCCGGGTTCCCGTTTGGTGGATGCGGAAGGAATTCCCACATCCGCACGCACAAAGGTTTTGGAAAATGGGGTACTCAAATCGTATCTATATAATTTAGAATCCGCCAAAAAGGACAATGTGTCTCCTACGGGTCATGGTGTTCGTTCTTATTCAGGAAGAGCTGGCACTTCTTTTTCCAATATGATCGTTCCTTTGGGAAATAAGACAAGGGAAGAATTATTAGCATCCGATTCTCATTGTATTTTAGTGACTAAGTTGGAAGGTGGAGCAGGTTGCAGCGCGGTTTCCGGAGAAATTTCCATCGGGATCCAAGGGATCTATTATAAAAACGGAAAGCCGGAACATGCAGTGGACCGTATCACGATGAATACGAATTATTTCGATTTACTTCATAAGATCCAAGGGATATCAAACGAATATTCTGACAGTTACTCTTCTATCAAGATCCCTGATATTTTGATCTCGGAAATTCACATAGCAGGTTAA
- a CDS encoding AAA family ATPase — MSEERNKPETYLLSRELEEAVQVAEITARPLLLKGEPGTGKSLLADYLSFKTKKKLYSWHVKSTSLAKEGLYFYDAVSRLNDSRFTEDKEKVRNIENYIRLGALGEAFSANEPSVVLIDEIDKADIEFPNDLLLELDRMEFVIQETGRKIKAVHRPLTLITSNNEKELPAAFLRRCIFHYIDFPEPAFMADIVSSHFPKIESSLLKRALESFYVIRTMDDMKKKPGTSELLDWIQILIHMGAKPPEDGRIPYIGALVKNEEDLKLFR, encoded by the coding sequence ATGTCGGAAGAAAGAAATAAACCCGAAACATACTTACTTTCCAGAGAATTAGAGGAAGCGGTCCAAGTTGCCGAGATCACAGCAAGACCCCTATTATTAAAAGGGGAACCCGGAACTGGAAAATCCCTTTTAGCGGATTATCTTTCGTTCAAAACCAAAAAAAAATTATATTCTTGGCATGTAAAATCCACCTCGCTTGCCAAAGAAGGTTTATATTTTTATGATGCCGTTTCTCGGTTGAACGATTCCAGATTTACGGAAGACAAGGAGAAGGTCCGCAATATCGAAAATTATATAAGATTGGGGGCCTTAGGCGAGGCATTTTCCGCGAACGAACCTTCCGTAGTATTAATCGATGAGATAGATAAGGCGGATATAGAATTCCCGAACGATCTACTTTTAGAATTGGACAGAATGGAGTTTGTAATCCAAGAAACGGGTCGTAAGATCAAAGCGGTCCATAGACCTTTAACGCTCATCACTTCCAATAATGAAAAAGAACTTCCGGCGGCATTCTTGCGAAGATGTATCTTTCATTATATCGATTTTCCGGAACCTGCTTTTATGGCGGATATTGTATCGTCTCATTTTCCGAAGATCGAATCCTCCCTTTTGAAAAGGGCGCTCGAATCCTTCTATGTGATCCGAACCATGGATGATATGAAAAAAAAGCCTGGCACAAGCGAACTACTGGATTGGATCCAAATTCTAATTCACATGGGTGCAAAACCTCCGGAAGACGGAAGGATACCTTATATAGGCGCTCTTGTAAAGAATGAAGAGGATCTGAAATTGTTCAGATAA
- a CDS encoding SpoIIE family protein phosphatase yields the protein MKSKLGICVFSVLISIGTNLLFHSLEYGEWIHSSLFPSNKGTDPCKSSVFLESGWQVADLSGKKIGTFFLPGNFSGLGYSVLHISKTIHFSEIPSCDIALLLGKTSEGTKVFWNGILLTERSEENKQFNFSYDKKKIYKIHQAKTENRLEILVSEYFENELGILEVVPNIGNLKVVLRKHYTFQIYYLILISTFLILGIYLVFLSIQEKKLGTHFNFGIFLILFFQFSFFGSEWKYELDWDFLVCKKVEYISLSFLFPFFTFFFSDFCRGRHYPFEFPLALWSVFLSFLFGYCSSPLELDQLNRSLLQPSWILYIWIIFKNLRARSVHQDGAGFWGAVCILVVSILLDIASARAWITFPRSSEYSILGFLLFCSFRISNRFVEMKKELQSWNVKLQEEVKVKTKELLESLTYVSSLKEKQDGDYFLMSSILQSCFKSKIEIFGDFKIETLVSQFKTFEFKSKPGEIGGDIVCLEEIRIGTRTFLAILNADAMGKSLQGATGALLAYSMFKSHIEVSSSGYYTPETWIVSLYEKIHRLFQIFDGNLFATGILALLDSENSCIFFLNAQHPPSILLRNNISGCIEKETSYKMGIPFVKEIPKVYCISLKENDSLIFGSDGREDLRLKTGTKEIRSFSEPFLLEVSKTKADLSLLKTKMNVYGDYMDDLSLVRIIRKEDPNKKSRDIWKETSKRKKLQKGILLWKKGDKKIACGLFAELSIDDPTDTDLAYITAWAFWKTGKLEKAKTYSEKLLYRDPENHQNLVLLAKIYFRLGISDVIILDLLESYGLDVQRMFRPTDNSRKVS from the coding sequence ATGAAATCAAAATTAGGCATCTGCGTATTTTCCGTTCTGATCAGTATCGGAACAAACCTATTATTTCATTCTTTGGAATACGGAGAATGGATCCATTCAAGTCTATTCCCATCAAATAAAGGAACGGATCCATGTAAATCTTCCGTTTTTTTGGAATCCGGTTGGCAAGTTGCAGATCTTTCCGGCAAGAAGATCGGTACCTTTTTTTTGCCCGGTAATTTTTCCGGTTTAGGATATTCCGTTCTTCACATTTCCAAAACGATCCATTTCTCCGAAATTCCTAGCTGCGATATCGCTCTACTTCTTGGAAAAACTTCCGAAGGTACAAAAGTTTTTTGGAATGGAATCCTTCTTACCGAAAGAAGCGAGGAAAACAAGCAGTTTAATTTTAGTTATGATAAGAAGAAAATTTACAAGATCCACCAAGCTAAAACGGAAAACAGACTAGAAATTTTAGTTTCGGAATATTTTGAGAACGAACTCGGAATTTTAGAAGTAGTCCCAAATATTGGAAATCTAAAGGTGGTCCTCCGGAAACATTATACATTTCAGATCTACTATCTAATTCTCATCTCTACATTTCTAATACTCGGGATCTATTTGGTATTTCTCTCCATACAGGAAAAAAAACTAGGAACCCATTTCAACTTCGGGATATTTCTGATCCTTTTCTTTCAGTTTTCCTTTTTCGGGTCGGAATGGAAATACGAATTAGATTGGGACTTTCTCGTATGTAAAAAAGTGGAATATATTTCTTTAAGCTTTTTATTTCCTTTTTTTACGTTCTTCTTTTCTGACTTTTGCCGGGGTCGCCATTATCCATTCGAATTTCCATTGGCTTTATGGAGTGTATTTTTATCCTTTTTATTCGGATATTGCTCCAGTCCATTGGAATTAGACCAACTAAATCGTTCCCTCCTCCAACCCTCTTGGATCCTATACATCTGGATCATTTTTAAAAACTTAAGAGCAAGATCCGTACATCAAGATGGTGCCGGATTTTGGGGAGCCGTCTGTATTTTAGTCGTTTCTATTCTTTTGGATATTGCTTCCGCTCGGGCCTGGATCACATTTCCCAGAAGTTCGGAATATTCTATTCTGGGATTTTTATTATTCTGCTCTTTTCGGATTTCCAATAGATTTGTGGAAATGAAAAAGGAACTTCAAAGTTGGAACGTAAAATTACAGGAAGAAGTGAAAGTAAAAACAAAAGAATTACTCGAAAGCCTTACTTATGTGAGTAGCTTGAAGGAAAAACAAGACGGGGACTATTTCCTAATGAGTAGTATCCTACAATCTTGTTTTAAAAGTAAGATCGAGATCTTTGGAGACTTTAAAATCGAAACCTTGGTCTCTCAATTCAAAACATTCGAATTCAAATCTAAACCGGGAGAAATTGGCGGGGACATAGTGTGTCTAGAAGAGATCCGAATCGGAACGAGAACATTCTTAGCTATTCTAAATGCAGATGCTATGGGAAAATCGCTACAAGGAGCAACGGGCGCACTACTCGCCTACTCCATGTTTAAATCTCATATCGAGGTCTCATCATCCGGATATTATACTCCTGAAACTTGGATCGTCTCCTTATATGAAAAGATCCACCGGTTATTTCAAATTTTTGATGGAAACCTATTTGCAACCGGTATCCTGGCACTTTTAGATTCGGAAAATTCGTGTATCTTCTTTCTGAACGCCCAACATCCGCCTTCTATTCTTCTAAGGAACAATATTTCAGGATGTATAGAAAAAGAGACCTCTTACAAAATGGGGATCCCATTCGTAAAAGAGATCCCAAAAGTATATTGTATTTCTTTAAAGGAGAACGATTCTCTCATTTTCGGCTCAGATGGAAGAGAAGATCTGAGACTAAAAACAGGAACAAAAGAAATACGTTCTTTTTCAGAACCGTTCCTACTGGAAGTATCAAAAACAAAAGCGGATCTTTCCCTTTTAAAGACCAAAATGAATGTGTACGGTGATTATATGGATGATCTAAGTTTAGTCCGTATTATTAGAAAAGAAGATCCTAATAAAAAATCCAGAGATATATGGAAAGAGACTTCCAAGAGGAAAAAACTCCAAAAAGGGATCCTTTTATGGAAAAAAGGAGACAAGAAAATCGCTTGTGGTTTATTCGCCGAACTAAGTATAGACGATCCTACCGATACCGATCTGGCTTATATAACGGCTTGGGCGTTTTGGAAAACGGGAAAATTGGAGAAAGCTAAAACATATTCCGAAAAGCTTTTATATAGAGATCCTGAAAACCATCAGAATCTTGTACTATTAGCAAAAATTTATTTTCGACTAGGGATTTCGGATGTTATAATTTTGGACTTACTGGAGAGCTACGGATTGGACGTGCAAAGAATGTTCCGTCCAACAGATAATTCCAGAAAGGTTTCGTAA
- a CDS encoding LIC14007 family protein yields MKVYSADRVPNSSDYNLYVTEGNAKTRLSLFEPDIPGYFELAANDKVLKSLAYTVLLNYTQDREFALRNTNRFLNFLSDIVHRDSWFFLANRVEQFIKDVENFGVEISYDF; encoded by the coding sequence ATGAAAGTATACTCAGCCGACAGAGTTCCAAACTCATCAGATTATAATCTATATGTAACGGAAGGCAATGCCAAAACCAGGCTTAGTTTATTCGAGCCTGATATTCCTGGGTATTTCGAATTAGCTGCAAATGATAAAGTACTAAAGTCTTTGGCATATACAGTTCTTCTAAATTATACTCAGGACAGGGAATTTGCTCTTAGGAATACCAATCGATTTTTGAATTTTCTAAGTGATATCGTTCACCGGGATTCGTGGTTCTTTTTAGCAAATCGTGTAGAACAGTTTATTAAGGATGTGGAGAATTTCGGAGTCGAAATTTCCTACGACTTTTAA
- a CDS encoding VWA containing CoxE family protein: protein MFFPFFYRLKSSGVPISTVELLDFLKATEALTRNKTFLSLNEFYRVSRLCLVKDVKYYDAFDLVFTELFGERGVLKESFRKEMMDWLSNIFENPNKLPPGMISPEELWKEFLDRLRNQKGEHHGGNKWIGTGGSSPFGHSGVNPGGVRIGGEGGGKSAIFQAMERKYKDYRTDEQLDVRQIKIALKKLRNLRKEGIPEFHLPKTVDATCKNAGDPELVFDRTRKNGIKVLLLMDTGGSMTPYAERVSKLFSAAHQMNHFKEFGHYYFHNSVYDSVYPKGDLRYPIPLKNLFKKHKDDTKLIIVGDAYMAPYELLDPAYGFYHSRFRQETRLPEHPESGLDSFKRIKSHFSNTIWMNPEPKRYWDAPTIYELKKIFPMFFLSVDGLEEGIRELLGKR, encoded by the coding sequence TTGTTTTTCCCGTTTTTCTACAGACTGAAATCTTCAGGAGTCCCGATCTCCACTGTGGAACTCCTGGATTTTCTCAAAGCGACTGAGGCACTTACCCGAAACAAAACATTTCTCTCTTTAAACGAATTCTATAGAGTTTCCAGACTTTGTCTCGTAAAAGACGTTAAATACTACGACGCGTTCGATCTTGTATTCACCGAACTCTTCGGAGAAAGAGGAGTTCTAAAAGAATCTTTCCGTAAGGAAATGATGGATTGGCTATCTAATATATTCGAAAATCCGAATAAACTTCCACCAGGCATGATCTCTCCGGAAGAACTCTGGAAAGAGTTTTTGGATAGGCTCCGGAACCAAAAAGGGGAACATCATGGCGGAAATAAATGGATCGGCACAGGAGGAAGTTCTCCTTTCGGTCATTCCGGTGTAAACCCTGGCGGGGTCCGCATTGGCGGAGAAGGTGGGGGTAAATCCGCGATTTTCCAGGCGATGGAAAGAAAATACAAGGACTACAGAACGGACGAGCAGTTGGATGTTCGACAGATCAAGATCGCACTTAAAAAACTCCGGAATTTAAGAAAGGAAGGAATTCCTGAATTTCATCTCCCTAAAACCGTGGATGCTACCTGTAAGAATGCGGGAGATCCAGAACTTGTATTCGATCGTACTAGAAAGAACGGGATCAAAGTACTACTTTTAATGGATACAGGCGGGAGTATGACTCCTTATGCGGAACGAGTGAGTAAACTTTTTTCGGCAGCCCACCAAATGAATCATTTTAAGGAATTCGGACATTATTATTTTCATAATTCCGTTTACGATTCCGTGTATCCGAAGGGAGATTTGAGATATCCGATTCCTCTGAAAAATCTTTTTAAAAAACATAAGGATGATACAAAGCTCATCATAGTGGGAGATGCATACATGGCTCCCTACGAACTCTTGGATCCGGCTTACGGCTTTTATCATTCCAGATTTAGACAAGAAACCAGACTTCCTGAACATCCCGAATCGGGACTAGACAGTTTTAAAAGGATAAAATCGCATTTTAGCAACACGATCTGGATGAATCCCGAGCCGAAACGATACTGGGATGCACCAACAATTTATGAACTGAAAAAAATTTTCCCCATGTTCTTTCTAAGCGTAGACGGACTAGAAGAAGGGATCCGAGAACTTCTCGGAAAAAGATAA
- a CDS encoding YceI family protein yields the protein MPNLFLFLVLFFLSVSSVFSEELKLQESQINFIAIHPFKTVYGKCSGTTIRPTTLTQGPSGLQIPKLIKIEIPLKEIKSGDSDRDEHIIESLGYPTITNISFTSTSITAKENEWTITGNLTVKGKTKTVKSVATIQKEGQETIFSGTFQVLMSDFDVERPSLLFATAKDEVTIEYKFKVRP from the coding sequence ATGCCTAATCTATTTCTTTTTTTAGTTTTATTTTTCTTAAGTGTTTCTTCCGTGTTTTCGGAAGAATTAAAACTACAGGAATCCCAGATCAATTTTATAGCAATCCATCCGTTTAAAACCGTTTATGGAAAATGTTCGGGGACTACGATACGTCCTACAACTTTGACCCAAGGGCCTAGTGGTTTACAAATCCCTAAACTTATAAAAATCGAGATACCGCTAAAGGAGATCAAATCCGGAGACTCGGACCGTGACGAGCATATTATCGAATCTTTAGGATATCCGACTATCACAAATATTAGTTTTACAAGCACCTCTATCACTGCGAAAGAAAACGAATGGACGATCACCGGAAACTTGACCGTCAAAGGAAAAACCAAAACCGTTAAATCAGTGGCAACAATTCAAAAAGAAGGACAAGAGACGATTTTTTCCGGAACATTCCAGGTCTTGATGAGCGATTTTGATGTGGAAAGACCCAGTCTATTATTTGCAACCGCAAAGGACGAGGTTACTATTGAATATAAGTTTAAAGTCCGACCTTAA
- a CDS encoding ATP-dependent helicase: MAASLESLNEKQKEAIETLNGPVLVIAGAGTGKTKTIVHRLSQLVESGIPAENILLLTFTRKAAKEMLSRAVSLLDKRCARVHGGTFHSFGSHILRKYAPVLGFSSQFSVLDESDVSDIFQLLRTEGEYTKQKSRFPSNDTLISLHSAIINRGKVLEELLEAEYPKFLDQESAIRKIFQEFSAYKKQRSLFDYDDLLIYTRDLLNKNETVRKKVSEQYKYIMVDEFQDTNQIQAHIACLLALDHENILVVGDDAQSVYSFRGADVNGIFNFPKLFPKTKTIYLERNYRSTPSILNLANVVLSNFREKYEKYLYTKNEDFLKPMLVGFSDELDEAEGIADLILERREDGIPLKDMAVLFRSGWNSNQLELVLSQRNIPFLKFGGKKFVESAHAKDYLSLLKIRENKTDSVSWLRVLLLLPGIGAAKARSILTDLEKSGGNLDRIVSESKGSNASYLKELYNLINESEKDLKKLLGKFIDYYSPLLEKKYDDFKRRLEDLNAFLTLSQKYETLHEFLVDMSLEGPSRSLDKISPEEEDERLVLSTVHSSKGLEFDTVVLLNVSEGSFPSGRGEKNLEEERRLFYVGITRAKKKLVLTYPQVSQQKNSQYFNRVSRFIEEIKEPENVLDKSFISKKEETSGPSSSKNDQKPNDSDARKRIREFFGS, encoded by the coding sequence ATGGCTGCCTCCTTAGAGTCACTTAACGAAAAACAAAAGGAAGCTATCGAGACCCTTAACGGCCCGGTTTTAGTAATAGCCGGAGCCGGAACGGGTAAAACAAAAACAATCGTTCACAGACTCTCCCAATTGGTCGAATCCGGCATTCCAGCCGAAAATATCTTACTTCTCACATTCACTCGAAAAGCGGCAAAAGAAATGCTCTCCAGAGCGGTTTCTCTCTTAGACAAACGTTGTGCTAGAGTTCACGGGGGAACCTTCCATTCTTTCGGAAGTCATATCCTCAGAAAATATGCGCCTGTGCTTGGATTTTCCTCTCAGTTTTCCGTTCTGGATGAGTCGGATGTTTCTGATATTTTCCAACTTTTGAGAACGGAAGGAGAATATACAAAACAGAAGTCCAGATTCCCATCGAACGATACTTTAATCTCACTCCATTCTGCCATTATCAATCGCGGAAAAGTTTTGGAAGAACTATTAGAAGCGGAATATCCTAAATTTTTAGACCAAGAATCCGCTATTCGCAAAATTTTCCAGGAGTTCTCAGCCTATAAAAAGCAAAGATCCTTATTCGATTATGATGATCTTTTAATCTACACAAGGGACCTGTTGAATAAAAACGAAACGGTTCGCAAAAAAGTTTCGGAACAATACAAATACATTATGGTGGATGAGTTCCAAGATACGAACCAGATCCAAGCCCATATCGCTTGCCTACTCGCGTTGGATCACGAAAACATTTTGGTAGTAGGAGACGATGCACAAAGTGTATACTCTTTTCGGGGAGCGGATGTTAACGGAATATTCAATTTTCCGAAACTATTCCCAAAGACCAAAACGATCTATCTAGAAAGAAATTATAGAAGCACCCCATCCATTTTAAATCTGGCAAACGTGGTGTTGTCTAATTTTAGGGAAAAATACGAGAAATATCTATATACCAAAAACGAAGACTTTCTAAAGCCCATGCTAGTCGGATTTTCGGACGAATTGGATGAAGCGGAAGGAATTGCCGATCTCATTTTGGAAAGAAGAGAAGATGGGATCCCGCTAAAAGACATGGCGGTTCTTTTTAGATCCGGGTGGAATTCGAACCAATTGGAGTTAGTCTTATCTCAAAGAAATATCCCGTTCTTAAAATTCGGCGGGAAGAAGTTCGTAGAAAGCGCACATGCAAAGGATTATCTTTCTCTTCTAAAAATTAGGGAGAATAAGACGGATTCGGTTTCTTGGCTAAGAGTTTTACTTCTTTTGCCCGGGATCGGCGCCGCAAAAGCCAGATCCATTCTGACGGACCTGGAAAAATCGGGTGGAAATCTGGACCGGATCGTTTCCGAATCGAAAGGCTCCAATGCATCATATCTAAAAGAATTATACAATTTAATCAATGAATCCGAAAAAGATCTAAAAAAACTCTTAGGGAAATTCATAGATTATTATTCTCCTTTACTCGAAAAAAAATATGATGATTTCAAAAGAAGATTAGAAGACCTGAATGCATTTTTAACTCTTTCTCAAAAATATGAGACTCTCCACGAGTTTTTGGTGGATATGAGTTTAGAAGGTCCTAGTCGAAGTCTGGATAAAATTTCTCCGGAAGAAGAGGACGAACGATTGGTATTATCCACAGTCCATTCTTCCAAAGGATTAGAATTCGATACGGTCGTATTATTAAATGTCTCCGAAGGTTCCTTTCCTTCCGGACGAGGAGAAAAAAACTTAGAGGAAGAAAGAAGATTATTTTACGTGGGGATAACCAGAGCCAAGAAAAAATTAGTCCTCACCTACCCTCAGGTCTCTCAACAGAAAAATTCACAATATTTCAATCGGGTTTCCAGATTTATAGAAGAGATCAAGGAACCTGAGAACGTATTAGATAAAAGTTTTATCAGTAAAAAAGAGGAAACGAGCGGCCCTTCTTCCTCTAAAAACGACCAAAAACCAAATGATTCCGATGCCAGAAAAAGAATTAGAGAGTTTTTCGGTTCCTAA
- a CDS encoding FKBP-type peptidyl-prolyl cis-trans isomerase produces the protein MNPRVVTFHYKLTDKEGNEIDSSQGSHPLSYLEGTGQIISGLEDEIKSMNAGDKKVISVSADNAYGQKNPELVFDVPKSQFPEGEELSIGMMFQTDEPDTVYTITDIKGESVIVDGNHPLAGVDLIFDVQIINIRTATDEEVSHGHVHGEGGHHHH, from the coding sequence ATGAACCCAAGAGTAGTGACTTTTCACTATAAATTAACAGATAAAGAAGGAAACGAGATCGATTCTTCCCAAGGAAGCCATCCTCTTTCTTATCTGGAAGGAACCGGACAGATCATTTCCGGCTTAGAAGATGAAATCAAAAGTATGAATGCAGGAGACAAAAAAGTAATTTCTGTTTCCGCTGATAATGCTTACGGGCAAAAAAATCCGGAATTAGTTTTCGACGTACCGAAAAGTCAATTCCCGGAAGGCGAAGAATTGAGTATTGGAATGATGTTCCAAACCGACGAACCGGATACGGTTTATACGATTACAGATATCAAGGGAGAATCGGTGATTGTGGATGGAAACCATCCTTTAGCCGGCGTGGATCTGATCTTTGATGTTCAGATCATTAATATCAGGACTGCAACCGACGAGGAAGTGAGTCATGGACATGTTCATGGTGAGGGGGGACATCACCACCACTGA
- a CDS encoding SprT-like domain-containing protein, which yields MIPMPEKELESFSVPNLIPDRNWDELLISSWDSLKVRSRRFKDSNIRSVELKFYPYKNGNHSVSYRNGILNAKFHTSLMDAGEKTIFSFVHLLISKLLGLKPKQIWKEEVADFLNSIPESGPGKFKKLRENGVVYDLKIILEEISSSYFPKMDTKLLSIGWADRLGKRRLGSYEKRNMNIRISPILDHKEVPIFVLEHVVHHEILHHILPTRIKNGQNSIHSPEFKRKEKEYVRYREAINWLKTEYPKFLMKYQKEIGFRLKSEFYG from the coding sequence ATGATTCCGATGCCAGAAAAAGAATTAGAGAGTTTTTCGGTTCCTAATCTTATTCCCGACAGGAACTGGGATGAACTTTTGATTTCCAGTTGGGATTCTTTGAAAGTAAGGTCCAGACGTTTCAAAGACAGCAATATCCGATCCGTAGAACTTAAATTTTATCCGTACAAAAACGGAAATCACTCCGTATCCTATCGTAATGGGATCTTAAACGCCAAATTTCATACTTCCTTAATGGATGCCGGAGAAAAAACGATTTTCTCTTTTGTACATTTACTCATTTCCAAATTATTGGGACTCAAACCAAAACAGATCTGGAAGGAAGAAGTTGCGGATTTCTTAAATTCAATCCCCGAATCCGGACCTGGAAAATTCAAAAAATTGAGGGAAAACGGAGTTGTTTACGATCTAAAGATAATTTTGGAGGAAATTTCTTCTTCTTACTTTCCTAAAATGGATACAAAGCTACTTTCAATAGGCTGGGCGGATCGTTTAGGCAAAAGGAGACTGGGTAGTTACGAAAAACGAAATATGAATATAAGGATCAGTCCCATTCTGGACCATAAGGAAGTCCCGATCTTTGTTCTGGAGCATGTAGTACATCACGAAATCCTACATCATATTCTCCCCACTCGGATCAAAAACGGGCAGAACTCCATTCATAGTCCCGAATTTAAACGTAAGGAAAAAGAATACGTTAGATACAGAGAGGCAATAAATTGGTTGAAAACAGAATATCCCAAGTTTCTAATGAAATACCAGAAAGAGATCGGCTTTAGGCTTAAATCAGAATTTTACGGATAA